Proteins encoded together in one Thermoplasmatales archaeon BRNA1 window:
- a CDS encoding Histidinol phosphatase and related hydrolases of the PHP family → MRADLHTHSIFSDGELIPAELVRRAMDCGHDLIAITDHVDMTNVEFVVRNVVKACELREDYIRVIPGVEITHVPPRLIAQVAKQARQYGAKWVVVHGETVTEPVMKGTNRASVENPDIDILAHPGFITLEEAQLAKDNGVALEITGRAGHNITNGHVCNMARQVGAMMVVDSDTHAPENLMDEKAAYTVALGAGLTKEEANRAIQVTPFELTKNL, encoded by the coding sequence ATGAGGGCAGATCTTCACACACACTCGATATTTAGCGACGGGGAGCTCATCCCCGCCGAACTCGTAAGGAGGGCCATGGACTGCGGCCACGACCTCATCGCGATCACCGACCACGTGGACATGACCAACGTCGAATTCGTCGTCAGGAACGTGGTGAAGGCCTGCGAGCTGAGAGAGGACTACATCCGCGTGATCCCCGGCGTGGAGATCACACACGTCCCCCCGAGACTCATCGCGCAGGTCGCCAAACAGGCAAGGCAGTACGGGGCCAAGTGGGTCGTCGTCCACGGCGAGACCGTCACCGAACCCGTCATGAAGGGGACCAACAGGGCATCCGTCGAGAACCCCGACATCGACATCCTGGCACACCCCGGGTTCATCACCTTGGAGGAGGCCCAGCTGGCAAAGGACAACGGCGTCGCCCTGGAGATCACCGGGAGGGCGGGACACAACATCACCAACGGACACGTCTGCAACATGGCACGCCAGGTTGGTGCCATGATGGTGGTGGACTCTGATACCCACGCCCCCGAGAACCTCATGGACGAGAAGGCGGCATATACCGTGGCGCTCGGGGCCGGCCTCACCAAGGAGGAGGCCAACAGGGCTATTCAGGTAACCCCCTTCGAACTTACCAAAAACCTCTGA
- a CDS encoding ATP phosphoribosyltransferase, with amino-acid sequence MTVKMAVPNKGRLNERAIELITKAGIQLGDDWGRKLNIHVPDLDLEVFFIRAQDIPVFIDSGAVDFGITGQDVEAEAGKKLTDILDLNFGQCRLAIAAPDDSEIAKTGKMKDGIRVATSFPKLTKKFFDAKGIKADIVFVQGAAEIMPLLGVSDCIADLVATGGTLRMNHLVEVVTIIESQASVFTSKAAMKDAEKKRRITEIVDAIRSVLDAEGKKYLMADVPKKRLKEVERIVPGIGGPTVIDLAGNDDCVAIQVVIAAEDSYRIVAELKKIGAKGILTIPIERLVE; translated from the coding sequence ATGACCGTCAAAATGGCTGTACCCAACAAAGGCAGGCTCAACGAGAGGGCCATCGAGCTGATCACCAAGGCGGGGATCCAGCTCGGTGACGACTGGGGGAGGAAGCTCAACATCCATGTCCCCGACCTCGACCTCGAGGTGTTCTTCATCAGGGCACAGGACATCCCCGTGTTCATCGACTCCGGCGCAGTGGATTTCGGAATCACCGGCCAGGACGTCGAGGCGGAGGCGGGCAAGAAGCTCACCGACATCCTCGACCTGAACTTCGGACAGTGCAGGCTAGCCATCGCCGCCCCCGACGACTCCGAGATCGCGAAGACCGGGAAGATGAAGGACGGCATCCGCGTCGCCACCTCCTTCCCCAAGCTCACGAAGAAGTTCTTCGACGCCAAGGGGATCAAGGCCGACATCGTGTTCGTCCAGGGAGCCGCCGAGATCATGCCTCTCCTCGGGGTCTCCGACTGCATCGCGGACCTGGTGGCCACCGGAGGCACCCTCCGCATGAACCACCTCGTCGAGGTGGTGACCATCATCGAGTCGCAGGCATCCGTGTTCACCTCCAAGGCGGCCATGAAGGACGCCGAGAAGAAGAGGAGGATCACCGAGATCGTCGACGCCATCCGTTCAGTCCTGGACGCCGAGGGCAAGAAGTACCTCATGGCCGACGTTCCCAAGAAGAGGCTCAAGGAGGTCGAGAGGATCGTCCCCGGAATCGGAGGGCCCACCGTCATCGACCTCGCGGGCAACGACGACTGCGTTGCCATCCAGGTGGTCATCGCCGCGGAGGACTCCTACCGTATCGTCGCCGAGCTGAAGAAGATCGGCGCCAAGGGCATCCTCACCATCCCCATCGAGAGACTTGTGGAGTGA
- a CDS encoding Alcohol dehydrogenase, class IV translates to MDFVYNVPTNLVFGRGKSKAVGESVARFGKRALIVTGKSTASTGLLESAKGQLEDAHVEFAVYDGVSRNPTTDVVMKGVEEAKYHGADCILALGGGSSIDAAKAIAAMVATGGNILDYMRGNPGGVDVKALPTVAVPTTCGTGSEVNGVSVLTDPATCDKIAMRYVSMVPKASIVDPELMETMPKEVLSAVTYDAMCHIVESYVHLKATPLSDALCEKALDCLSKNIVAVNDDIHDAEALDQVCFASTIAGLTIFSNGTISPHALEHPLSGMKNIVHGRGLAAVAPACFMKCARGSPFKFARVSHALGGKDEHDVDDMMRELAVNIGTFTTLSIEGFSKSDIPELTANVMRTGGSKLTYNPVKLTEKDITEIYEECI, encoded by the coding sequence ATGGATTTCGTCTACAACGTCCCTACAAATCTCGTCTTCGGCCGCGGGAAATCCAAGGCCGTCGGGGAATCGGTCGCGAGATTCGGTAAGAGGGCCCTGATAGTGACCGGCAAGAGCACGGCATCGACCGGCCTTCTGGAGAGTGCGAAGGGACAGCTCGAGGACGCCCATGTCGAGTTTGCGGTGTACGACGGCGTCTCTCGCAACCCAACCACCGATGTCGTTATGAAGGGCGTGGAGGAGGCAAAATACCATGGCGCGGACTGCATCCTAGCCCTCGGAGGAGGGAGTTCCATAGATGCCGCCAAGGCCATTGCCGCTATGGTCGCCACCGGGGGCAACATCCTCGATTACATGCGCGGCAATCCCGGCGGCGTGGACGTGAAGGCTCTGCCCACGGTCGCAGTACCTACGACATGCGGCACCGGATCCGAGGTGAACGGAGTGTCCGTCCTCACCGATCCCGCCACCTGCGACAAGATCGCTATGCGTTACGTTTCGATGGTCCCGAAGGCATCCATTGTCGACCCCGAGCTCATGGAGACCATGCCCAAGGAGGTCCTTTCCGCCGTGACCTACGATGCCATGTGTCATATCGTCGAGTCGTACGTCCATCTGAAGGCAACGCCGCTTTCCGATGCGCTGTGCGAGAAGGCCCTCGACTGCCTATCGAAGAACATCGTCGCGGTCAACGACGACATACACGATGCGGAGGCGCTCGACCAGGTGTGTTTCGCATCGACCATCGCAGGGCTCACCATATTCTCCAACGGCACGATATCGCCGCATGCTCTGGAACACCCTCTCAGCGGTATGAAGAACATCGTCCACGGAAGGGGACTCGCAGCAGTCGCCCCCGCATGTTTCATGAAATGTGCCAGAGGCAGTCCTTTCAAGTTCGCGAGGGTCTCCCATGCCCTCGGTGGGAAGGATGAGCACGACGTCGATGACATGATGAGGGAGCTAGCCGTGAACATCGGCACCTTCACCACCCTCTCCATCGAGGGATTCAGCAAGTCCGACATCCCGGAACTCACCGCCAATGTCATGAGGACGGGCGGGAGCAAGCTGACCTACAACCCCGTGAAGCTCACCGAGAAGGACATCACGGAGATCTACGAAGAATGCATATGA
- a CDS encoding Imidazoleglycerol-phosphate dehydratase — protein MTARKAKLERSTRETKVSVDLDIDGSGRFDVECDIQFLKHMVESLARYAGFDLKMKACGDNDHHIIEDVAITLGDAFKKAVGEGPVERTASCVLPMDDALVMVAVDLVDRPYCDADCPDPLYEHFFRSFAMSAGITLHVAEIRGFDDHHIIEASFKALGKCLLQATRPRKSLLSTKDAVKEA, from the coding sequence ATGACAGCGAGAAAAGCAAAACTCGAGCGCAGCACCCGCGAGACCAAGGTCTCCGTCGATCTCGACATCGACGGTTCCGGCAGGTTCGACGTGGAGTGCGACATCCAGTTCCTGAAGCACATGGTCGAGAGCCTCGCACGCTATGCGGGGTTCGACCTCAAGATGAAGGCGTGCGGTGACAACGACCACCACATCATCGAGGATGTCGCCATCACCCTCGGGGACGCTTTCAAGAAGGCCGTCGGGGAAGGACCTGTGGAGCGCACCGCTTCCTGCGTCCTCCCCATGGACGACGCCCTCGTAATGGTGGCGGTCGACCTCGTCGACAGGCCCTACTGCGACGCGGACTGCCCCGACCCGCTGTACGAGCACTTCTTCCGCAGCTTCGCGATGTCCGCCGGGATCACCCTCCACGTTGCCGAGATCCGCGGTTTCGACGACCACCACATCATCGAGGCCAGCTTCAAGGCCCTCGGCAAGTGCCTCCTGCAGGCCACCCGCCCCAGGAAGTCCCTGCTGAGCACCAAGGATGCGGTGAAGGAAGCATGA
- a CDS encoding phosphoribosyl-ATP pyrophosphohydrolase: MTDIPALKYDDKGLIPVIVQDCRTNEVLMMAYSNEEAVRRMYETGYTCFWSRSRQKLWKKGEESGHVQKIKSIQADCDDDTLLVRVEQTGVACHTGTPSCFSKLVYGDLTETAAIVPDLVRTIKDRKENPCDESYTCKLLGNETKMCKKVVEEAAEVILACKDHDNEELAGEVADLLYHTLVLIVKEGLDLEKVYAELWERHQ; this comes from the coding sequence ATGACAGACATTCCAGCGCTCAAATACGACGACAAGGGGCTCATCCCCGTGATCGTCCAGGACTGCCGCACCAACGAGGTGCTTATGATGGCATACTCCAACGAGGAGGCCGTCCGCCGGATGTACGAGACCGGATACACCTGCTTCTGGAGCCGCAGCAGGCAGAAGCTGTGGAAGAAAGGGGAGGAGTCCGGCCACGTGCAGAAGATCAAGTCCATACAGGCCGACTGCGACGACGACACCCTCCTGGTGAGGGTGGAGCAGACCGGGGTCGCCTGCCACACCGGCACCCCCTCGTGCTTCAGCAAACTGGTCTACGGCGACCTCACCGAGACCGCCGCCATCGTCCCCGACCTGGTCCGCACCATCAAGGACAGGAAGGAGAACCCCTGCGACGAGAGCTACACCTGCAAGCTCCTCGGCAACGAGACCAAGATGTGCAAGAAGGTCGTCGAGGAGGCTGCCGAGGTCATACTCGCATGCAAGGACCACGACAACGAGGAGCTGGCGGGAGAGGTCGCGGACCTGCTCTACCACACCCTCGTCTTGATTGTCAAGGAAGGGCTGGACCTCGAGAAGGTCTACGCCGAACTCTGGGAGAGACACCAATGA
- a CDS encoding Phosphoribosylformimino-5-aminoimidazole carboxamide ribonucleotide (ProFAR) isomerase, translating to MIIIPAVDVLDHKVVQLVGGVPGSQQVVLPDVMETARDWVSKGAKYLHLVDLDAAFGKEDNSDIFCRVIRECGVPCEVGGGVRSEAQIKKYVEAGVDRIIVGTKAVKEPEWLEEMAEKYPGKLVLGLDMKGGRISIKGWQEEVDTSLESVFDRIRSLPLAGVLNTNIDVEGQGKGVDVEFNTRFIKGCPHRVIVSGGVTTFEDSVTMSDAGAYAAVVGMAVYKGMMKPWEWPDPWTA from the coding sequence ATGATCATCATTCCCGCAGTCGACGTCCTCGACCACAAGGTCGTGCAGCTCGTCGGAGGCGTCCCCGGATCCCAGCAGGTGGTCCTGCCGGACGTCATGGAGACTGCCAGGGACTGGGTTTCCAAGGGTGCGAAGTACCTTCACCTCGTGGATCTGGATGCGGCTTTCGGCAAGGAGGACAACTCCGACATATTCTGCAGGGTCATCCGTGAGTGCGGAGTCCCCTGCGAGGTCGGGGGAGGGGTCCGCAGCGAGGCCCAGATAAAGAAATACGTCGAGGCCGGAGTGGACAGAATCATCGTCGGGACCAAGGCCGTCAAGGAGCCGGAGTGGCTCGAGGAGATGGCCGAGAAATACCCCGGAAAGCTCGTTCTGGGTCTTGACATGAAAGGCGGCAGGATCTCCATCAAGGGATGGCAGGAGGAGGTCGACACCTCCCTCGAATCTGTCTTCGACCGCATCCGCAGCCTCCCCCTCGCAGGCGTCCTGAACACAAACATCGATGTCGAAGGTCAGGGCAAGGGGGTGGACGTGGAATTCAACACCAGGTTCATCAAGGGATGCCCCCACAGGGTCATCGTCTCCGGAGGGGTCACCACCTTCGAGGATTCCGTCACAATGTCCGATGCCGGCGCTTATGCCGCGGTCGTCGGAATGGCCGTCTACAAAGGGATGATGAAGCCCTGGGAATGGCCGGATCCCTGGACGGCGTGA
- a CDS encoding imidazole glycerol phosphate synthase, glutamine amidotransferase subunit: MKITLADYGVGNIHSITKALEMAGFQVDTVTDMSKLLDAKCIMFPGVGAFDSTMERLLPVREQVRERLEAGVPTLSICIGAQIMFSASDEGKGPGIGVYEGRVRKLGSKTVPHMGWNTLNTEDPILEDIGSRHFYFAHSYYCDAVPDIVKGTTEYEGFIFPTLMRKYNIVSTQFHPEKSSVSGQKFLKNFYAYAEENA; encoded by the coding sequence ATGAAGATCACTCTCGCAGATTACGGAGTTGGCAACATCCACTCGATCACCAAGGCCCTGGAGATGGCCGGGTTCCAGGTGGATACCGTCACCGACATGTCCAAACTCCTGGACGCCAAGTGTATAATGTTCCCAGGCGTGGGGGCGTTCGACTCCACCATGGAGAGACTTCTCCCGGTCCGCGAACAGGTCAGGGAGAGGCTCGAGGCAGGGGTGCCGACGCTCAGTATCTGCATCGGCGCGCAGATCATGTTCTCCGCATCCGACGAGGGCAAGGGCCCCGGCATCGGGGTGTATGAGGGACGCGTCCGCAAGCTCGGTTCCAAGACCGTACCCCACATGGGATGGAACACCCTGAACACCGAGGACCCCATCCTCGAGGACATCGGGAGCCGCCACTTCTACTTCGCCCACTCGTACTACTGCGATGCAGTGCCAGATATCGTAAAAGGCACCACCGAGTACGAGGGATTCATCTTCCCCACCCTCATGAGGAAGTACAACATCGTCTCCACACAGTTCCACCCTGAGAAGAGCTCCGTATCCGGTCAGAAGTTCCTGAAGAACTTCTACGCCTATGCGGAGGAGAACGCATGA
- a CDS encoding putative regulator of amino acid metabolism, contains ACT domain, translated as MMDAVSKHFEHYPSRLAVAELMLKHGISVKNDDAYIGDVKQSDSSIARAANVDRRVVRSTIEDISTDPVLSALFSKLDSMVVLADAASLLGCSAIEVVPDDARRPGVMAGIMNVLSRAGINIRQAVVTGEENEVSHLIITVDGDIPGYVMTEIRGSPGVASVIIR; from the coding sequence ATGATGGATGCGGTAAGCAAACACTTCGAACACTATCCCTCGAGACTCGCCGTCGCGGAGCTCATGCTGAAACACGGCATATCCGTCAAGAACGACGATGCCTACATCGGGGACGTCAAACAGTCCGATTCCTCCATCGCCCGCGCCGCTAACGTGGACAGGAGGGTGGTCCGCTCCACCATAGAGGATATCTCCACCGATCCGGTGCTCTCCGCGCTTTTTTCGAAACTCGACTCCATGGTCGTACTCGCAGATGCCGCATCCCTCCTCGGATGCTCCGCCATAGAGGTTGTGCCAGACGATGCCCGCAGGCCCGGCGTGATGGCAGGCATCATGAACGTCCTGTCCAGAGCCGGGATCAACATCCGCCAGGCGGTCGTCACCGGCGAGGAGAACGAGGTCTCCCACCTCATCATCACCGTCGACGGTGACATCCCCGGGTACGTCATGACCGAGATCCGCGGAAGCCCCGGCGTGGCCAGCGTCATCATAAGATGA
- a CDS encoding Chorismate mutase — protein MNGGMQQPVSTAELRDEIADIDSQIIDLIATRVDITDELAKAKRRSGQDYWDSATEAHIIERYCELCQEVSLSKDDAEKIAKLILAISRERQKKIYDSTD, from the coding sequence ATGAACGGGGGCATGCAACAGCCTGTTTCCACGGCGGAACTTAGGGACGAGATCGCGGACATCGACAGTCAGATTATCGACCTCATCGCTACCCGCGTCGACATCACGGATGAGCTCGCGAAGGCCAAGAGACGTTCTGGACAGGACTATTGGGACTCTGCCACCGAGGCACACATCATCGAGAGATACTGCGAACTGTGCCAGGAGGTCAGTCTTTCCAAGGACGACGCCGAGAAGATCGCAAAGCTCATCCTTGCGATCTCCAGGGAGAGGCAGAAGAAGATCTACGACAGCACCGACTGA
- a CDS encoding histidinol-phosphate aminotransferase — protein sequence MDRSWMKASVRDFTTYYNPDVGDAIRMDTNVNVLGSNPAAVEYLRHLDIDTNSYPNTYSDGLRDVLAEFYGISRDNLVAGNGSDEMLNTVYTTFVTPGKTVCTQPCPSYSLYSYFADLSSGAVREVDLTDDFQLDVDAMIGKGEENRGIIIMPSPNNPTGNCFRKKDLEEILAKHEGIVILDEAYSEYARFTMIDKVDEFENLIVCKTFSKAYAMAAFRIGYMASNLKVADMLNSVKVPYSLNKISEGAAIAAVKDQDFVERSVRLVEEQRPKLAAKLRQLGFEPYPSDSNFILAKSPIDHAKLVQGLKDRGILIRDFGSKRRTENCVRPTVGTEELNKRMTDAIEEVLAEEKQ from the coding sequence ATGGACAGAAGCTGGATGAAGGCTAGCGTGCGCGATTTCACCACCTACTACAATCCCGACGTCGGCGACGCCATCCGCATGGACACCAACGTGAACGTCCTGGGATCCAATCCCGCCGCCGTGGAGTACCTGAGGCATCTGGACATCGACACCAACAGCTACCCCAACACATACTCCGACGGACTCAGGGACGTCCTTGCGGAGTTCTACGGGATCTCCAGGGACAACCTGGTCGCCGGCAACGGCAGCGACGAGATGCTCAACACCGTCTACACGACCTTCGTAACCCCCGGTAAGACCGTGTGCACCCAGCCGTGCCCCTCCTATTCCCTCTACTCCTACTTCGCCGACCTCTCCTCCGGGGCGGTTAGGGAGGTGGATCTCACCGATGACTTCCAGCTGGATGTTGACGCGATGATAGGCAAGGGCGAGGAGAACAGGGGCATTATCATCATGCCCTCCCCCAACAACCCCACCGGGAACTGCTTCAGGAAGAAGGACCTGGAGGAGATACTCGCCAAGCACGAGGGGATCGTCATCCTCGACGAGGCATATTCTGAGTACGCCAGGTTCACCATGATCGACAAGGTCGACGAGTTCGAGAACCTCATAGTCTGCAAGACCTTCTCCAAGGCATACGCCATGGCCGCCTTCAGGATCGGATACATGGCCTCCAACCTCAAGGTCGCGGACATGCTCAACTCAGTCAAGGTCCCGTACTCTCTCAACAAGATCAGCGAGGGCGCCGCCATCGCAGCGGTGAAGGACCAGGACTTCGTCGAGAGGAGCGTCAGGCTCGTGGAGGAGCAGAGGCCCAAGCTCGCCGCAAAGCTCAGGCAGCTCGGTTTCGAACCGTATCCCTCGGATTCCAACTTCATCCTCGCCAAGTCCCCCATCGACCACGCCAAGCTGGTCCAGGGGCTGAAGGACAGGGGAATCCTCATCCGCGACTTCGGAAGCAAGAGGAGGACGGAGAACTGCGTCCGCCCCACTGTCGGGACGGAGGAGCTCAACAAACGCATGACCGACGCCATCGAAGAGGTCCTCGCGGAGGAAAAACAATGA
- a CDS encoding imidazole glycerol phosphate synthase subunit hisF, which produces MSLTKRVIPCLDVKNGKVVKGTEFVNLRDVGYPPDLAKRYSDQGADEITFLDIAASKESRGTTLDLVRETAEKVFVPLTVGGGIRTAEDVHQALLAGADKVSINSAAVAHPEVISESSERFGRQCVVVAIDAKRVGDDKWEVYVKGGSEPTGIDALEWAGEAEDRGAGEILLTSIDADGTKNGYDIPLTRAVVEQTNIPVIASGGCGKMEDIYEVFAQTDCSAALAASIFHYNECTPDQVHEYLRDKGIETR; this is translated from the coding sequence ATGAGCCTCACCAAGAGGGTCATCCCCTGCCTCGACGTCAAGAACGGGAAGGTCGTCAAGGGCACCGAGTTCGTGAACCTGAGGGACGTGGGGTATCCACCGGACCTCGCCAAGAGATACTCCGACCAGGGGGCCGACGAGATCACCTTCCTCGACATCGCAGCCTCCAAGGAATCCAGGGGAACCACCCTCGACCTCGTCAGGGAGACCGCCGAGAAGGTCTTCGTCCCCCTGACCGTGGGAGGAGGCATCCGCACCGCCGAGGACGTCCACCAGGCCCTCCTCGCCGGGGCCGACAAAGTCTCCATCAACTCCGCCGCCGTCGCACACCCCGAGGTGATCTCCGAGTCCTCAGAGAGGTTCGGCAGGCAGTGCGTGGTCGTCGCCATCGACGCCAAGAGGGTCGGCGACGACAAATGGGAGGTCTACGTGAAGGGAGGCTCCGAACCCACCGGCATCGACGCCCTCGAGTGGGCCGGCGAGGCCGAAGACAGGGGGGCCGGCGAGATCCTGCTGACCTCCATCGACGCAGACGGGACCAAGAACGGATACGACATCCCGCTCACCAGGGCGGTCGTCGAGCAGACCAACATCCCCGTCATCGCATCCGGCGGATGCGGAAAGATGGAGGACATCTACGAGGTCTTCGCCCAGACCGACTGCTCCGCAGCACTGGCAGCGAGCATATTCCACTACAACGAGTGCACCCCCGACCAGGTGCACGAATATCTCCGCGACAAGGGGATCGAGACAAGATGA
- a CDS encoding aspartate-semialdehyde dehydrogenase (non-peptidoglycan organisms) — MSGKVKVAVLGATGMIGQRFVQMLEDHPYFEVEGLYASERSDGKRFGDTLKVRDYNYKQETLDTKISKMDLDHIAKNCRIAFSGIPSDLAGETETELAKKGVAVFTNAGAHRMDRHVPIIVPEVNVDQFESVKDQETYKDGGFIVTNANCSSTGIVVPLKALDDAYGLEEVFVSTYQAISGAGYPGVPSLDIVGNVIPFISHEEEKMETELAKMIGTYADGEFRFADFKVMANCARVPVIDGHTESLVIRLKKNPSVEEIAKTLADFRGEAQKLGLPSAPEAPIIVRPEPNRPQPIFDVFAGSPERARGMASTVGRIRQGNGYYKMWVVSHNTLRGGAGGSILNAEYAYRKNLL; from the coding sequence ATGAGCGGAAAGGTCAAGGTCGCCGTTCTCGGCGCCACCGGTATGATTGGTCAGAGATTTGTCCAGATGCTTGAGGACCACCCCTACTTCGAGGTCGAGGGACTCTACGCATCCGAGAGGTCCGACGGGAAGAGGTTCGGGGACACCCTCAAGGTCCGCGACTACAACTACAAGCAGGAGACCCTGGACACCAAGATCTCCAAGATGGATCTGGACCACATCGCCAAGAACTGCCGCATCGCATTCTCCGGGATCCCCAGCGATCTCGCGGGAGAGACCGAGACCGAGCTCGCGAAGAAGGGTGTCGCGGTGTTCACCAACGCCGGCGCCCACAGGATGGACAGGCACGTCCCGATCATCGTCCCCGAGGTCAACGTCGACCAGTTCGAGTCCGTCAAGGACCAGGAGACCTACAAGGACGGCGGATTCATCGTCACCAACGCCAACTGTTCATCCACCGGAATCGTCGTGCCCCTCAAGGCGCTCGACGATGCGTACGGGCTCGAGGAAGTCTTCGTCTCCACCTACCAGGCGATCTCCGGAGCCGGATACCCCGGAGTCCCGTCCCTCGACATCGTCGGCAACGTCATCCCCTTCATCAGCCACGAGGAGGAGAAGATGGAGACCGAGCTCGCCAAGATGATCGGCACCTATGCGGACGGGGAGTTCAGGTTCGCCGACTTCAAGGTCATGGCCAACTGTGCCAGGGTCCCCGTCATCGACGGTCACACCGAGTCCCTCGTCATCCGCCTGAAGAAGAACCCCTCCGTCGAGGAGATTGCCAAGACCCTCGCCGATTTCAGGGGAGAGGCCCAGAAGCTCGGGCTGCCGTCCGCGCCCGAGGCACCCATCATCGTCCGCCCGGAGCCCAACCGCCCCCAGCCGATCTTCGACGTCTTCGCGGGATCCCCCGAGAGGGCACGCGGAATGGCATCCACCGTCGGAAGGATCAGGCAGGGCAACGGCTACTACAAGATGTGGGTCGTCTCCCACAACACCCTGAGGGGAGGCGCGGGAGGATCCATCCTCAACGCCGAGTACGCCTACAGGAAGAACCTTCTGTGA